A single region of the Brachypodium distachyon strain Bd21 chromosome 3, Brachypodium_distachyon_v3.0, whole genome shotgun sequence genome encodes:
- the LOC104583734 gene encoding uncharacterized protein LOC104583734 — protein sequence MERRDYWLLFGRTLCMALAVAVLAIAPRSEEEPTGTLAVFVAVKTTVSLEILWGPFKLMMHVASLRHWNDAGPGDYFGYPFVVVEWVLAVAQWGSASAAWGVITDPRFSCTGSHGRFCRRYVVSSGIAALLSVVSVANATVLVWTRMTHGQRLLELIGQ from the exons ATGGAGCGCCGCGACTACTGGCTCCTATTCGGAAGGACGCTCTGCATGGCGCTGGCGGTCGCGGTCCTCGCGATCGCGCCGCGTTCCGAGGAGGAACCCACCGGCACTTTGGCAGTCTTCGT GGCCGTCAAAACAACGGTGTCTCTCGAGATTCTCTGGGGGCCTTTCAAGCTGATGATGCACGTCGCCAGCCTACGGCACTGGAACGATGCGGGGCCGGGCGATTACTTCGGCTACCCTTTTGTCGTCGTTGAGTGG GTGCTCGCGGTTGCCCAGTGGGGCTCGGCGTCCGCCGCCTGGGGCGTGATCACAGATCCTCGCTTCAGCTGCACCGGCTCACACGGGAGATTCTGCCGCAGGTACGTGGTGTCGTCGGGGATTGCGGCTCTCCTCAGTGTCGTTAGCGTTGCTAACGCCACCGTGCTAGTATGGACCAGGATGACGCATGGCCAGCGTCTACTTGAGCTCATCGGCCAGTAG